Proteins from a single region of Salvelinus fontinalis isolate EN_2023a chromosome 15, ASM2944872v1, whole genome shotgun sequence:
- the cdkl1 gene encoding cyclin-dependent kinase-like 1 isoform X1: protein MSISILLSRCVCQSSVSLRSEFLILQSVHPNDTWTSQIKDRVSWTKTSVNLLDLVDCSATTTTPSQSSDITMEKYEKMGKIGEGSYGVVFKCRNRDTGQIVAIKKFVESEDDPVIKRIALREIRMLKQLKHSNLVNLIEVFRRKRKLHLVFEYCDHTVLNELDRYPRGVPEHLVKSITWQTLQAVNFCHKQNCIHRDVKPENILITKQQVIKLCDFGFARILTGPCDYYTDYVATRWYRAPELLVGDTQYGAPVDVWALGCVFSELLSGIPLWPGKSDMDQLYLIRKTLGDLIPRHQQVFSKNQFFSGVCIPEPQEMETLELKYPNLSYQALSLMKGCLRMDPSERLTCEQLLEHPYFDSQREENESTGREHDRSTKKRSRLLPRKHLPPGICKVELGSNMVEAPCKLGPAVRDGKMLYKQLKYLPQLTSSSIFPALDNKKYYTSLRKFNYHFPNI from the exons ATGTCCATCTCCATTCTCCTCAGTCGATGTGTTTGCCAGTCAAGCGTGTCTCTCCGCTCTGAATTTCTTATTTTGCAAAGTGTACATCCAAACGACACCTGGAC ATCTCAAATCAAGGACCGCGTTTCTTGGACCAAAACAAGTGTAAATCTGCTGGACCTGGTCGACTGCTCTGCGACTACTACCACTCCCAGTCAGTCCTCAGACATCACCATGGAGAAGTATGAGAAGATGGGGAAGATCGGGGAAGGGTCCTACGGCGTGGTGTTCAAGTGCAGGAACAGGGACACGGGACAGATCGTTGCCATCAAGAAGTTTGTGGAGTCTGAAGACGACCCCGTCATCAAGAGGATCGCTCTGAGAGAGATTAGGATGCTGAAG CAACTAAAGCACTCCAACCTGGTGAACCTGATTGAGGTGTTCAGACGTAAACGTAAGCTACACCTGGTGTTTGAATACTGTGATCACACCGTCCTCAACGAGCTGGACCGATACCCCAGAGG TGTTCCAGAACATCTGGTGAAAAGCATCACCTGGCAGACACTCCAGGCTGTCAACTTCTGTCATAAACAGAAC TGCATCCACAGAGATGTGAAGCCCGAGAATATCCTCATCACTAAACAGCAGGTCATTAAGCTCTGTGACTTCGGATTCGCCAGGATCCTCA CCGGTCCATGTGACTACTACACAGACTATGTGGCAACGCGATGGTACCGTGCCCCTGAGCTGCTCGTGGGTGATACTCAGTATGGAGCCCCTGTTGATGTTTGGGCGCTGGGCTGTGTCTTCTCTGAGCTGCTCTCTGGCATCCCCCTCTGGCCCGGCAAGTCAGACATGGACCAGCTCTACCTCATCAGGAAGACACTGG gaGACCTGATCCCCCGCCACCAGCAGGTATTCAGTAAGAACCAGTTCTTCAGTGGAGTCTGCATCCCAGAGCCTCAGGAAATG GAAACTCTGGAACTGAAATACCCCAACCTATCATATCAAGCACTAAGTCTGATGAAG GGCTGCCTGCGTATGGACCCGTCGGAGCGGTTGACCTGTGAGCAGCTTCTGGAACACCCGTACTTCGACAGCCAACGGGAGGAGAACGAGAGCACCGGCCGGGAACATGACCGCTCCACCAAGAAGAGGTCACGCCTCCTGCCCCGCAAACACCTCCCACCTGGG ATCTGTAAGGTGGAACTTGGAAGCAATATGGTGGAAGCTCCATGCAAATTGGGACCAGCTGTCAGAGATGGCAAAATGCTGTACAAACAATTGAAG tATTTGCCTCAGCTCACCAGCAGCAGTATCTTCCCAGCTCTGGACAACAAGAAGTACTATACCAGCCTGAGGAAATTCAACTACCACTTCCCTAACATCTAA
- the cdkl1 gene encoding cyclin-dependent kinase-like 1 isoform X2, whose product MSISILLSRCVCQSSVSLRSEFLILQSVHPNDTWTSQIKDRVSWTKTSVNLLDLVDCSATTTTPSQSSDITMEKYEKMGKIGEGSYGVVFKCRNRDTGQIVAIKKFVESEDDPVIKRIALREIRMLKQLKHSNLVNLIEVFRRKRKLHLVFEYCDHTVLNELDRYPRGVPEHLVKSITWQTLQAVNFCHKQNCIHRDVKPENILITKQQVIKLCDFGFARILTGPCDYYTDYVATRWYRAPELLVGDTQYGAPVDVWALGCVFSELLSGIPLWPGKSDMDQLYLIRKTLGDLIPRHQQVFSKNQFFSGVCIPEPQEMETLELKYPNLSYQALSLMKGCLRMDPSERLTCEQLLEHPYFDSQREENESTGREHDRSTKKRSRLLPRKHLPPGYLPQLTSSSIFPALDNKKYYTSLRKFNYHFPNI is encoded by the exons ATGTCCATCTCCATTCTCCTCAGTCGATGTGTTTGCCAGTCAAGCGTGTCTCTCCGCTCTGAATTTCTTATTTTGCAAAGTGTACATCCAAACGACACCTGGAC ATCTCAAATCAAGGACCGCGTTTCTTGGACCAAAACAAGTGTAAATCTGCTGGACCTGGTCGACTGCTCTGCGACTACTACCACTCCCAGTCAGTCCTCAGACATCACCATGGAGAAGTATGAGAAGATGGGGAAGATCGGGGAAGGGTCCTACGGCGTGGTGTTCAAGTGCAGGAACAGGGACACGGGACAGATCGTTGCCATCAAGAAGTTTGTGGAGTCTGAAGACGACCCCGTCATCAAGAGGATCGCTCTGAGAGAGATTAGGATGCTGAAG CAACTAAAGCACTCCAACCTGGTGAACCTGATTGAGGTGTTCAGACGTAAACGTAAGCTACACCTGGTGTTTGAATACTGTGATCACACCGTCCTCAACGAGCTGGACCGATACCCCAGAGG TGTTCCAGAACATCTGGTGAAAAGCATCACCTGGCAGACACTCCAGGCTGTCAACTTCTGTCATAAACAGAAC TGCATCCACAGAGATGTGAAGCCCGAGAATATCCTCATCACTAAACAGCAGGTCATTAAGCTCTGTGACTTCGGATTCGCCAGGATCCTCA CCGGTCCATGTGACTACTACACAGACTATGTGGCAACGCGATGGTACCGTGCCCCTGAGCTGCTCGTGGGTGATACTCAGTATGGAGCCCCTGTTGATGTTTGGGCGCTGGGCTGTGTCTTCTCTGAGCTGCTCTCTGGCATCCCCCTCTGGCCCGGCAAGTCAGACATGGACCAGCTCTACCTCATCAGGAAGACACTGG gaGACCTGATCCCCCGCCACCAGCAGGTATTCAGTAAGAACCAGTTCTTCAGTGGAGTCTGCATCCCAGAGCCTCAGGAAATG GAAACTCTGGAACTGAAATACCCCAACCTATCATATCAAGCACTAAGTCTGATGAAG GGCTGCCTGCGTATGGACCCGTCGGAGCGGTTGACCTGTGAGCAGCTTCTGGAACACCCGTACTTCGACAGCCAACGGGAGGAGAACGAGAGCACCGGCCGGGAACATGACCGCTCCACCAAGAAGAGGTCACGCCTCCTGCCCCGCAAACACCTCCCACCTGGG tATTTGCCTCAGCTCACCAGCAGCAGTATCTTCCCAGCTCTGGACAACAAGAAGTACTATACCAGCCTGAGGAAATTCAACTACCACTTCCCTAACATCTAA